The proteins below come from a single Metarhizium brunneum chromosome 1, complete sequence genomic window:
- the IMP2L gene encoding Mitochondrial inner membrane protease subunit 2, which yields MAPGSIWSRLRIPPSGLARAVTLNLMGFATWIPVIAWFNMHVAELTFVDGSSMYPFLNEDKDSTLRRDFFLNYKWSPQEGLERGMVVTLRSPYNPEVVAVKRVVALEGDVVRTKKPYPIPTVRIPQGHVWVEGDGPAGSSLDSNTYGPVSKRLLTGRVTHIVYPLRKFGQVRWWEHESKLVE from the exons ATGGCGCCGGGCTCGATATGGTCGCGCCTACGAATACCACCATCCGGGCTAGCCCGAGCCGTCACTCTGAATCTGATGGGCTTCGCGACGTGGATCCCCGTCATTGCCTGGTTCAACATGCACGTCGCAGAGCTGACGTTTGTGGACGGCTCGTCCATGTACCCGTTCCTGaacgaggacaaggactCGACGCTGCGGCGAGATTTTTTTCTGAATTACAAGTGGTCGCCGCAGGAAGGGTTGGAGAGAGGCATGGTTGTCACATTGAG GAGTCCGTATAATCCGGAGGTGGTTGCCGTAAAGAGGGTGGTTGCGCTTGAAGGAGATGTGGTCAGGACCAAGAAGCCCTATCCCATACCGACGGTCAGGATACCCCAGGGCCATGTTTGGGTGGAAGGAGATGGGCCGGCGGGATCGAGCCTGGACAGCAATACGTACGGACCTGTGTCGAAGCGCTTATTGACGGGGAGGGTTACGCACATTGTGTATCCGTTGAGGAAGTTTGGGCAGGTGAGGTGGTGGGAGCATGAGAGCAAGCTGGTGGAATGA